GACATTCAACGGGTGGATGTCCAAGATTTGGACGTCTTGGTAGACGCCTACGCCACGCACGACATGAGCCATGCATACCGACACGTTGATTTGGCCGCTCGACTGATCGAATTTGCCAAGGACACTGACAAGCCGCGGCTGTTCTTTATTTTGGGGGCCGGCAGTTTGGAAACCGGAAATGGTCATCGATTTGTGGAAAAGTTGGAGAAACTGCCTAATAGTGAATCATTCATTGAGATTCCCCGTCAGCAGTTCAAAGAGTATCAGCTGCTCACCAATACCAGCAATGTCAATTGGGTGGCGGTTTCGCCAAGTGCCACTTTTAAACCTGGGGATGCAACGGCCTACGAACTTGGTCAAAATGATCTGCTGACCAACGCTGAAGGCAAGTCGGAAATTACTGCCGGCACAATGGCCAAAGTGATTAATGATGAGATTGAGCATCCGGCTCATCATAATGAACGGTTCACGGCGGTAGATAAGTAACCCGATTTTCCAATTTGGCCTGGGCGAATTTGGATTCTTCAACCCGCGCTTTTGTTTTGGTGTATCATCAAATTGTTGGCAAAACAGAAGATGGGGTGGGGGAACGATGATGATCAAACAGTCCAAGCTGATTAAAGCGGCTTATTTCAGTATCACCATTTTGGCAGTTATTTGCGTTGTTTGGCTAATGGCTGGAACAGTCACTGGTTATTTTCGGGCAAGCTATAAGACCTTTACACCTAGTGTTAACGGTCTTACTGTCAGTGTTATTGTGAGTATGATTGCGGCCGTTTTGTTGTGGTACATTGGCAAGTGGTTTGCCGGCAGATTTACCGGATGGTTTGTGGCTTTTATCAGCATCATGGCGATTCCAAAACTGATTCTGGTATTTGCCTTCAAACTTAATCCAATATCTGATATGTATAGTTACAATGCTTTAGGTGGGTCCGCCGCTAATCAGGATTCTTGGGCGTGGATGTATCATGTTGGCGTCCTGGACTTGGACAGTATTTTTCCACATGTCTTGCACATTGCCAATTTGTATAACGTGCTGTTTAGAATTTCGATCAATTCGCCAAAGGTCGTTCAGGTATTCAATATCGCCTGTAGTGTATTGACGACTTTTTTGATTTTAGCGATTGTCACGTATTTCTTTAATCGGACAATCGGGATGTTTGCCGCTCTGACGTTCTTTTTCCTGCCAACCTGGTATCTTTACACAACATTGATTGGTGCTGAACCTGCGTGGTTGCTCGCACTGTTCTTGAGTATGTATTTTCTGATCAAATTGTTGGCATATCGGTCGTTAAAGGATTGGCATCCTTGGGTCACAATCGGATTGATTATTGTCCTGTTGTTTTTCGCTCAATCCATTCGACCATTATCGATGGTTTTTGTCATTGGGTATGTTTGCTTTGTGTGGTTCAGGTTAAGTGAACAGACCACCAAAGAAAATAGAGCTGACTTTTGGGTTCCACGAATCGGCATCCTCGCCGTCATGTTGGGGTTCTTTGCTTTAAATCAACTCCAGCCAAGAATTGATCGCTTCTATTTTGGGGTGCCGATTGCAGATGCCAAAATTGGTGAACAATACACGCTGGCGACGGGAACCAACCCCAAGACTGGCGGCGTTTACAATTACAACATGATTCTAAAACTTGAAAAATATAATCATAATCAGAAGCTCACAAATGAACAGCGGTTTGCTGGATTTGAAAAGGTCCTTTCAAAACAATTAAAGGCTAATGTCGCTGGTATCAAAGCCCATGGCACTTGGAAACATTTCTTCTATGACAAAAACGAAACCCTGATGAAGCCGGACTATGGACCTGTCTTGTTTTACTCAAATACCAGGAAAAAGACTGATCAATTTCAAGTGATGCCACGTCACATGATTAACGGCCTGACAAATCTGGTCACCGGAAACCAAGTGGTCATGTTATTGCTGGTTATCATTGGGTTGCTGGCGCAATTTGTTGCTTATCGGATTGACTCCAAAGTTAATCGTGAACGTAACGGCGTCCTATTGAGTGACACCATCATGATTGGATTGACCATTATTTTTCTGCTGGTGGAGGTGCAAAGCCGATATCAGATTGCATTTTATGTTCCATGGACCATTTTAAGTGGTCTGGGAATGGGACATCTGATGCCGACTTTTCAAGTTAAAAATGACAGTGGCTCGAAAAATGATCAGCATGAAAGATCATGAGTTGTGTTGTCAATCCTAAACACATGAATATAGTAAAATAAACAAAATGTAATAAAGGACCAACTTTCCACTAGAAAAGTTGGTCCTTTTTAGTCACTTACTAAAATTATGAGGATATACATAACTAATTGAATATATCGAAAAATTGTGACATTTTACTGAGAAATTAATTTCATTTCTCAAAATACCTTGTCACGATACGATTCTAGCGTTACGATTTAACTATACCGCAGTTACACAAGGGGAAATATGCCGATAACGTACTGGGAATACGCGGGTTGCGAGGCATTATTAATGTGTAATGACGGTGCAATACCGACTTAATCGGAAAATTTCATATTTAGGGGGAATATATGATGAGTTGTTCATTTCATAAGCTGCATAATTTTGTTGTGGCGCATTTTAAGCTGCTAAGTATCATTGCAATCTTTCTTTGCACGTTTGCTTCGGCAGCCGCTGTTTCTGACAGTGCAAGTGCTGCCGATATTGATTCGACAATTACCGGACTGTCTGCCACGTCCGCCAAAGAAGACGGTGCGACCGTGTTACCTGCTGTTTCACAACAGTGGTATGCCGGTCCGGTCCACACACTGGATTATGATTTTAAGATTGCTGACGGGACAACTGTTAATAACGGTGATACTGCCACAGTCACGTTACCGACTGGTGCAACATTTCGAACACCAGAGAAATTTGATATCAAATCAAGCAACACCAACGAAACGGTTGGCCAATTTGTTGCCAATCCAAAGGCCACGACTGGGCAAATTACGTTCAGTAACGCGGCTTATTGGGCCAAATACAACACCAACCGGCACGGGTCATTGGAATTCTCAGTCACCGGTACCCGCGCATTTACCCCCAGCTATCCAGTGAACGTTTTTCTTGCCAAAAATGGTTGGGGCATCAACGAAACTGTCCGTCCGAATGGGACTTTGGCGCAAGTAAACTGGCAGGTCTTGGTTAACCCCAATAACCGCCAGTTGAACAATGTCCAAGTTGAAGATACTTTGGGCAATACAACCGCACAAACCTTTGATCCTAAATCAGTAACGGTGACTGACAATGCCGGCGGCCAAACAATCGCTGCCAGCCATTACACCATCACCCCAACTGATTCTGGATTCACTTTCCAGTGGAATGGCACACTGGATAAGGCAATTAATATTATGTATCATTCCGACATCAGTAACGATAATGAATACAGCCTTTACGGTACTGAATTGGATTTGCCAAACACGGCCTCAATTACGGCCAGTGACATCACGACAGCTGCCGCCGGAACACCCGTTACGACTTCAAACACCAAGACGGTGGTTCTGACAATGGGTAAAGGTTCCGCAACCGGTGATCACACCGACGCCACCACGAGTCTCACTGTCAAAAAGGTCTGGCAGGATGTTCCTGATGGTGTCACCACACCAGCTGTTACTGCTAAGTTGTACGCGGACGGCAAGGATACCGGCAAGACGGTTACCCTCAATGAAGCTAATTCATATCAGGCTCAGTTTAACGGCTTGGCCAAATTTGCCAAAGACGGTCACGCAATCAGTTACACGGTCAACGAAGCTTCAGTGCCGGAGGGTTATAAGAGTGATCCGGATGGTAACAAGCCGCAGGCACCCGATAGTAATGGCGTAGTTACCCTTACCAATGTTTATCAGAAGAAACCGCAATGCTTCACCTATGTTCACGTCATAAAGACCTGGAAGAACGTGCCATTTTGGAAGTGCACTCCACGGGTTCATGTGACGTTGTATCAAAATGGGGTTCCATATCGATTTAGAACATTAAGCTATTTTGATTGTTACCGAACGACTTTTCGTTACTTGCCGCAGTATGACAGTCAAGGAAACCAGTTTGTGTACACAGTCGCTGAAGACTACGTCCCATTTGGCTACAAGACTAAGACCCCAGGTCAGCAAACACCAGACGCCAATAATAATGTCAACTTGATCAACGTTTATAACAAACGTCATCATCACTTCATTCCGTGCTGGGGATGGTAACACCAGATTGTAGAATGGTGTGATTAATCCCAGAGCTTAAGTAAATCAAGCAATTGTTCCTGATTGATGGGGATGATTGCTTGATTTACTTAAGCGGCTGGCGGTCGTCTTGATTCATGACAACGCCAAATCAGTTTGCACGGAGGTGATTACATGGACATATGGGTTATCATTTGGGTCTTCTTATTCATCTCATTGTTTAGTACCATGGGATTTGGCATTCTCAATCTCTTCAATATTTTTTGCCATAAAAATGCTGAGGCCCATTATTCGGTTGATATTCAGCGAAAAGTTAAGCATATGTATATTATGATGCCGGCACTCAATGAAGCGAATGAAATTGAAGCCACTGTTAGCCGGCTGTTGCGGGCAATGAGTCCACTTCCCTGTAAGACGACTTTGATTATCATTAACGATGGTTCAGACGACGGCACGGATGTGAAATTACAAAGATTCGTGGGCAATAACCGGGTGCACATTTTGACTCGCAAACTGCCTCATGCCAGAGAAGGTAAGGGGAAAGCTCTCAACGATGGCCTAAAGTGGATTACAACGCAAACCCACGACTTCAAACAGACGGTTGTCGGCGTAATCGACAGCGATTCAAAACCCAGCTTCAAGATTTTGTTGAACATTTTCAATGGTTTTACCCATTCCAATTATGATTTATTACAAACCGGCATCTCGATCAGCAACATTCATAACTTTCTGACTTTGATGCAGGAATTTGAGTTTGGCGTTCCCAACTTCTTACAGCAGATTATCCGCATGGGCTGGGGGAGTGCGATCGCGTCCGGCAACGGCTAGTTCATGACCTTGGAAATGGCCACCCAAATCAAATGGAATAATTCACTGCTCGACGATTTGGAATTTAGTATCAACGGTTTGCTGCATGGTTTTAATGGTGGGTTT
Above is a genomic segment from Lentilactobacillus buchneri containing:
- a CDS encoding glycosyltransferase family 39 protein codes for the protein MMIKQSKLIKAAYFSITILAVICVVWLMAGTVTGYFRASYKTFTPSVNGLTVSVIVSMIAAVLLWYIGKWFAGRFTGWFVAFISIMAIPKLILVFAFKLNPISDMYSYNALGGSAANQDSWAWMYHVGVLDLDSIFPHVLHIANLYNVLFRISINSPKVVQVFNIACSVLTTFLILAIVTYFFNRTIGMFAALTFFFLPTWYLYTTLIGAEPAWLLALFLSMYFLIKLLAYRSLKDWHPWVTIGLIIVLLFFAQSIRPLSMVFVIGYVCFVWFRLSEQTTKENRADFWVPRIGILAVMLGFFALNQLQPRIDRFYFGVPIADAKIGEQYTLATGTNPKTGGVYNYNMILKLEKYNHNQKLTNEQRFAGFEKVLSKQLKANVAGIKAHGTWKHFFYDKNETLMKPDYGPVLFYSNTRKKTDQFQVMPRHMINGLTNLVTGNQVVMLLLVIIGLLAQFVAYRIDSKVNRERNGVLLSDTIMIGLTIIFLLVEVQSRYQIAFYVPWTILSGLGMGHLMPTFQVKNDSGSKNDQHERS
- a CDS encoding glycosyltransferase, which translates into the protein MDIWVIIWVFLFISLFSTMGFGILNLFNIFCHKNAEAHYSVDIQRKVKHMYIMMPALNEANEIEATVSRLLRAMSPLPCKTTLIIINDGSDDGTDVKLQRFVGNNRVHILTRKLPHAREGKGKALNDGLKWITTQTHDFKQTVVGVIDSDSKPSFKILLNIFNGFTHSNYDLLQTGISISNIHNFLTLMQEFEFGVPNFLQQIIRMGWGSAIASGNG
- a CDS encoding NAD(P)-dependent oxidoreductase translates to MTLKVGIIGATGMAGSAITQEAVNRGFEVTGFVRNAEKAKDLLPDAVKLVVKDAFDIQRVDVQDLDVLVDAYATHDMSHAYRHVDLAARLIEFAKDTDKPRLFFILGAGSLETGNGHRFVEKLEKLPNSESFIEIPRQQFKEYQLLTNTSNVNWVAVSPSATFKPGDATAYELGQNDLLTNAEGKSEITAGTMAKVINDEIEHPAHHNERFTAVDK
- a CDS encoding Cna B-type domain-containing protein produces the protein MMSCSFHKLHNFVVAHFKLLSIIAIFLCTFASAAAVSDSASAADIDSTITGLSATSAKEDGATVLPAVSQQWYAGPVHTLDYDFKIADGTTVNNGDTATVTLPTGATFRTPEKFDIKSSNTNETVGQFVANPKATTGQITFSNAAYWAKYNTNRHGSLEFSVTGTRAFTPSYPVNVFLAKNGWGINETVRPNGTLAQVNWQVLVNPNNRQLNNVQVEDTLGNTTAQTFDPKSVTVTDNAGGQTIAASHYTITPTDSGFTFQWNGTLDKAINIMYHSDISNDNEYSLYGTELDLPNTASITASDITTAAAGTPVTTSNTKTVVLTMGKGSATGDHTDATTSLTVKKVWQDVPDGVTTPAVTAKLYADGKDTGKTVTLNEANSYQAQFNGLAKFAKDGHAISYTVNEASVPEGYKSDPDGNKPQAPDSNGVVTLTNVYQKKPQCFTYVHVIKTWKNVPFWKCTPRVHVTLYQNGVPYRFRTLSYFDCYRTTFRYLPQYDSQGNQFVYTVAEDYVPFGYKTKTPGQQTPDANNNVNLINVYNKRHHHFIPCWGW